In Saccharomonospora marina XMU15, one genomic interval encodes:
- a CDS encoding arabinosyltransferase domain-containing protein, whose product MRSATSLNAKTPDGVTEHPVTRGAGTGRRTPPWRRLAVVFGLVAAACAVAFPFLPVVQETARITWPVGEDTTAVNAPLAGYWAQQLTVDVPCDTVRSLDARTAGRALVFSTVPPARLDGGAGLQLHVDRGMLIASNRGEQIVQQPLPASGCDVRFFSDAVRTTLTVAGTVVHDESGDVRPRVIGIYSAIEAGADPIAGLGVSITPDTRYQSSPTVLKLLVGALGVLAMIGCLIAVNRLDAGFARRAPRWAPVGWWRLNGRDLTVFGALGAWVFIGPVTSDDGYILTMSRVVEDAGYLTNYHRWFGVAEAPFGWFYHVYEAMAQVSVAPPWIRLPSFLLGVLSWLLITREVMPRLGKEVRTSRAAGWAAATVFLVWWLPFNNGVRPEPVAAVGSLLALCAVERALVTRRLLPLCLGLLAAAFTLAATPTGLIAVAPFLVAGRPLFHLLRQRARQGWAAVLAPILASGVLVLFAVFADQTAATVYEASRLRNQVGPSLSWFQELMRYQLLFSPTADGSATRRFPVLLLLLCTGACLVVLLRRGRIPGAALGPSRRLIATVVLFFLLLALTPTKWTHHFGAFAAVGAAMAALTALATSGSVLRSKRNRAAFVSGLLVVAALAVTGPNAYWFVSKMGVPWYNMPPQLAGIQLSTLLLAAAGVAAVIAFIENIRAQRPGAPPPLPERRGLALWRGSLAIVVVCGLVALTEFGSMVKAIQEQSGTYSLGAANVEHLTGSSCGLGDYVMVERDPVSSMLVPVPAAQQRTVDPQARPGPLPQPVDGNQAVQTGFHDQPLLSGDPLAEPPHGFTPSNVAMWSSYSETVNPTGRLRTQWYDLASSPKQGQIVVAVNSPSAKATSVAVQYGEPTPEGFRVVGDAEVLAPGAGSDEWADVRLGLADAPEGATAARIVAVDDDLTEDGWVAVTAPRVPTFTTLTDKVGDAPVYMDWPASFVYPCLTPMKITDGIAEVPAYHLTAGSLASEADWASSTTGGPLGYLEELADQPEVPSFLRGAPGQPWGTLEEVDPYTDGNPPHVIRGEEVRPGWWSPGPGPQQPDGSAPTR is encoded by the coding sequence ATGCGATCCGCCACATCACTCAACGCGAAGACGCCAGATGGGGTAACGGAACACCCTGTCACGCGCGGAGCGGGGACCGGAAGACGGACCCCGCCATGGCGGCGGCTCGCTGTCGTCTTCGGACTCGTCGCGGCCGCCTGCGCCGTCGCGTTCCCGTTCCTTCCGGTCGTGCAGGAGACCGCGCGCATCACCTGGCCGGTGGGCGAGGACACCACGGCGGTCAACGCGCCACTCGCGGGCTACTGGGCGCAGCAACTGACCGTGGACGTGCCGTGTGACACGGTGCGCTCGCTGGACGCGCGGACGGCGGGAAGGGCACTGGTCTTCTCCACCGTGCCGCCCGCCCGCCTCGACGGCGGCGCGGGCCTGCAACTGCACGTCGACCGGGGAATGCTCATCGCTTCCAATCGCGGTGAGCAGATCGTGCAACAACCACTGCCCGCTTCCGGTTGCGATGTCCGGTTCTTCTCCGACGCCGTCCGCACCACGCTGACGGTCGCGGGCACCGTCGTCCACGACGAGTCTGGGGACGTGCGGCCCCGTGTCATCGGGATCTACTCCGCGATCGAGGCCGGGGCGGACCCCATCGCCGGCCTCGGCGTGTCCATCACGCCCGACACCCGCTACCAGTCGTCGCCGACGGTGTTGAAACTCCTGGTGGGCGCCCTAGGTGTGCTGGCGATGATCGGGTGCCTGATCGCGGTCAACCGCCTTGACGCGGGATTCGCCCGCCGCGCGCCACGCTGGGCGCCCGTGGGCTGGTGGCGGCTCAACGGCCGCGACCTGACCGTGTTCGGCGCACTCGGCGCCTGGGTGTTCATCGGCCCGGTGACCTCCGACGACGGCTACATCCTCACGATGTCGCGCGTTGTGGAGGACGCCGGATATCTCACCAACTACCACCGGTGGTTCGGGGTCGCCGAGGCTCCGTTCGGCTGGTTCTACCACGTCTACGAGGCGATGGCGCAGGTCAGCGTCGCGCCGCCGTGGATAAGGCTGCCGTCGTTCCTGCTGGGTGTGCTCAGTTGGCTGCTGATCACCAGGGAGGTCATGCCGAGGCTGGGCAAGGAGGTCCGCACCAGCCGGGCGGCGGGCTGGGCGGCCGCCACCGTGTTCCTGGTGTGGTGGTTGCCGTTCAACAACGGCGTGCGGCCCGAACCGGTCGCCGCCGTGGGTTCACTGCTGGCGCTGTGCGCCGTGGAACGCGCTCTGGTGACCCGAAGGCTGCTGCCGCTGTGCCTCGGTCTGCTCGCGGCGGCGTTCACGCTCGCGGCCACACCGACAGGGCTGATCGCGGTCGCCCCGTTCCTCGTCGCAGGCAGGCCACTGTTCCACCTGCTGCGACAACGGGCGAGGCAGGGCTGGGCGGCCGTGCTCGCGCCGATACTGGCCTCCGGCGTTCTGGTGCTGTTCGCGGTGTTCGCCGACCAGACGGCCGCGACGGTGTACGAGGCCTCGCGGCTGCGCAACCAGGTCGGACCGAGCCTTTCGTGGTTCCAGGAACTGATGCGCTACCAGTTGCTGTTCAGCCCGACAGCCGACGGCTCGGCCACCCGCCGCTTTCCCGTGCTGCTGCTACTGCTGTGCACGGGAGCCTGCCTCGTGGTGTTGCTACGCCGCGGCCGCATTCCGGGTGCCGCGCTGGGGCCGAGCAGGCGTCTGATCGCCACGGTGGTGTTGTTCTTCCTGCTGCTGGCTCTCACGCCCACCAAATGGACCCACCATTTCGGCGCGTTCGCCGCCGTCGGCGCGGCCATGGCAGCGTTGACCGCACTGGCCACCAGCGGGTCGGTGCTGCGTTCCAAACGCAACCGCGCCGCGTTCGTTTCGGGGCTGCTCGTGGTGGCGGCACTGGCCGTCACCGGTCCGAACGCGTACTGGTTCGTGTCGAAGATGGGCGTGCCCTGGTACAACATGCCGCCACAGCTGGCAGGCATCCAGCTTTCGACGCTGCTGCTCGCGGCCGCGGGGGTGGCCGCGGTGATCGCCTTCATCGAGAACATCCGCGCGCAGCGGCCCGGCGCTCCTCCCCCGCTTCCCGAGCGCAGGGGACTCGCGCTGTGGCGTGGCTCGCTCGCGATCGTGGTGGTGTGCGGGCTGGTGGCGCTGACCGAGTTCGGCAGCATGGTGAAGGCCATCCAGGAGCAGTCCGGCACGTACAGCCTGGGTGCGGCCAACGTCGAGCACCTCACCGGCTCCAGCTGCGGGCTCGGCGACTACGTGATGGTGGAACGCGATCCGGTTTCCAGCATGCTGGTGCCGGTGCCCGCCGCACAGCAACGCACCGTCGATCCGCAGGCCCGGCCGGGACCGTTGCCGCAACCTGTCGACGGCAACCAGGCGGTCCAGACCGGGTTCCACGACCAACCGCTGCTGTCCGGCGATCCGCTGGCGGAGCCGCCGCACGGCTTCACGCCCAGCAACGTGGCGATGTGGAGCAGCTACAGCGAGACCGTCAACCCCACCGGCAGGCTGCGCACCCAGTGGTACGACCTCGCGAGCAGTCCGAAGCAAGGTCAGATAGTGGTGGCCGTCAACTCGCCGAGCGCGAAGGCCACCAGCGTGGCTGTGCAGTACGGCGAGCCGACACCGGAGGGTTTCCGGGTGGTCGGCGACGCGGAGGTACTGGCGCCGGGCGCGGGCTCCGACGAGTGGGCCGACGTCCGGCTCGGCCTCGCCGACGCGCCGGAGGGCGCCACCGCCGCCCGCATCGTGGCCGTCGACGACGACCTCACCGAGGACGGCTGGGTCGCCGTCACCGCGCCGCGCGTGCCGACGTTCACCACGCTCACCGACAAGGTCGGTGACGCGCCGGTGTACATGGACTGGCCCGCCTCGTTCGTCTACCCGTGCCTGACGCCGATGAAGATCACCGACGGCATCGCGGAGGTGCCCGCCTACCACCTGACGGCCGGCTCGCTGGCAAGCGAGGCCGACTGGGCGAGCAGCACGACGGGTGGACCGCTCGGTTACCTGGAGGAGTTGGCCGACCAGCCCGAGGTGCCAAGCTTCCTGCGGGGCGCGCCGGGACAGCCGTGGGGCACGCTGGAGGAGGTGGACCCCTACACCGACGGCAACCCGCCCCATGTCATCCGTGGCGAGGAGGTACGTCCGGGCTGGTGGTCACCCGGTCCTGGCCCGCAACAGCCCGACGGTTCGGCACCCACCCGCTGA
- a CDS encoding precorrin-3B synthase: MPSRTRPDACPGVLATHEAADGPLARVRLPGGRLRAEQGRLLADCADELGDGAVHLTSRGNLQLRAVRDTEELAERLSHAGLLPSAGHDRVRNVLASPLSGLHGGSADVRPLVAALDEAVRSSDELADLPGRFLLAVDDGRGDVACEGADACWRATSPLEGALLLDGADTGLRVPASAAASALVELALAFQRVRGRAWRVGELDDEGRAAVLDSARPLARRVEPARLPLSGPPPVGTYGRVVVAAAPFGRLRATVLRSLGELVVTPWRTLVVTGVAGQRLADMGLVVDPEAPSLRVSACIGSPGCAKSRSDVRADATAVLDLGVRAHFSGCERRCGRPREPHVDVLADEGGYRVEGNLVPTAELGNALKGRL, from the coding sequence GTGCCAAGCCGTACCCGTCCCGACGCCTGCCCAGGGGTGCTCGCCACCCATGAGGCCGCCGACGGCCCGCTCGCCAGGGTCCGGCTGCCCGGTGGGCGGTTGCGGGCCGAGCAGGGGCGGCTGCTCGCCGACTGCGCCGACGAACTCGGTGACGGCGCCGTTCACCTCACGTCCAGGGGCAACCTGCAGCTGCGGGCCGTGCGCGACACCGAGGAGTTGGCAGAGCGCCTCAGCCACGCCGGACTGCTGCCCTCGGCCGGGCACGACCGGGTTCGCAACGTGTTGGCGTCCCCGCTCAGCGGCCTGCACGGCGGGTCGGCCGACGTCCGCCCACTGGTTGCCGCCCTGGACGAAGCCGTACGCAGCAGTGACGAGCTTGCCGACTTGCCCGGCCGGTTCCTGCTGGCTGTCGACGACGGCAGGGGCGACGTCGCCTGCGAGGGCGCCGACGCGTGCTGGCGGGCGACGAGCCCGCTGGAGGGTGCGCTGCTGCTCGACGGCGCCGACACCGGGCTGCGCGTGCCCGCGTCCGCTGCGGCCTCGGCGCTGGTGGAGCTGGCACTGGCGTTCCAGCGCGTACGCGGGCGCGCATGGCGAGTCGGTGAACTCGACGACGAAGGCAGGGCCGCTGTGCTCGATTCGGCGCGGCCACTCGCGCGCCGAGTCGAACCCGCACGGTTGCCCTTGAGTGGCCCGCCGCCGGTCGGTACGTACGGCCGTGTCGTGGTGGCCGCCGCACCCTTCGGCCGGCTTCGCGCCACGGTGTTGCGGTCCCTCGGCGAGCTTGTGGTCACCCCGTGGCGCACGCTGGTGGTCACCGGCGTGGCCGGTCAGCGGCTGGCGGACATGGGGCTCGTGGTCGACCCGGAAGCGCCCTCGCTGCGAGTGAGCGCGTGCATCGGCTCGCCCGGCTGCGCCAAGTCGCGCTCCGACGTGCGAGCCGACGCCACGGCCGTGCTGGACCTCGGTGTGAGGGCACACTTCTCCGGCTGCGAACGCCGCTGCGGCAGACCGCGTGAACCGCACGTCGATGTGCTGGCCGACGAAGGCGGCTACCGCGTCGAAGGAAACCTCGTACCCACCGCCGAACTCGGCAACGCACTGAAAGGACGGCTGTGA
- a CDS encoding precorrin-8X methylmutase codes for MIDYIRDGAEIYRHSFATIREEADLAILPDDIATVAVRMIHSCGMVDLVDDLAYTLEVVEAGRQALRDGAPVLCDAEMIASGITRRRLPSGNDVVCTLSDERVPGLAERMGTTRSAAALELWRDALPGSVVAIGNAPTALFRLLELLDEGVGAPAAIIGTPVGFVGAAESKQALIDLAPAPYLAVRGRRGGSAMAVAAVNAIATEEEL; via the coding sequence GTGATCGACTACATCCGCGACGGCGCCGAGATCTACCGGCACTCCTTCGCCACGATCCGCGAGGAGGCGGATCTGGCGATCCTGCCCGACGACATCGCCACGGTGGCGGTGCGGATGATCCACTCCTGCGGCATGGTCGATCTGGTCGACGATCTTGCCTACACCCTTGAGGTGGTCGAGGCGGGCAGGCAGGCACTGCGCGACGGTGCTCCGGTGCTGTGCGACGCGGAGATGATCGCCAGCGGCATCACGCGAAGGCGACTGCCCTCGGGCAACGACGTGGTGTGCACCCTTTCCGACGAGCGAGTGCCCGGCCTGGCCGAGCGGATGGGCACCACCCGCTCCGCCGCCGCGCTCGAGCTGTGGCGCGACGCGCTGCCCGGTTCGGTCGTGGCCATCGGCAACGCGCCCACCGCGCTGTTCCGACTGCTCGAACTGCTCGACGAGGGGGTCGGCGCGCCCGCGGCGATCATCGGCACGCCGGTGGGCTTCGTCGGCGCGGCGGAGTCCAAGCAGGCGCTCATCGACCTCGCTCCCGCGCCCTACCTCGCGGTCCGCGGTCGCAGGGGCGGCAGCGCCATGGCCGTCGCGGCCGTGAACGCCATCGCGACCGAGGAGGAGCTGTGA
- a CDS encoding cobalt-precorrin-6A reductase, whose protein sequence is MASIARPVLILGGTSEARALAAALVASGVRVVSSLAGRVASPRLPEGEVRIGGFGGPNGLADWLAAHDVAAVVDATHPFAERIGESAVRGTALAGVPLLRLERPGWVPAPGDDWRWVDTLSEAAAVLPSLGSRAFLTSGRQGLSAFAEVADVWFLARCVDPPEPPLPPRLEVLLSRGPYRIADELALLREHRIEVLVTKDSGGSLTSAKLTAARQLRVPVVVVRRPARAVTESVTSVDAAEAWVLDRVRGHPHARP, encoded by the coding sequence GTGGCAAGTATCGCCCGGCCCGTTCTGATCCTCGGCGGCACCTCCGAAGCTCGCGCGCTGGCCGCTGCCTTGGTGGCCTCCGGAGTGCGCGTGGTGTCCTCACTGGCGGGCAGGGTGGCCTCGCCGAGGCTGCCGGAGGGCGAGGTCCGCATCGGCGGGTTCGGCGGACCGAACGGCCTCGCCGACTGGCTTGCCGCGCACGACGTCGCCGCTGTGGTGGACGCCACACACCCGTTCGCCGAACGCATCGGGGAGTCCGCGGTTCGAGGTACGGCGCTGGCGGGCGTGCCGCTGCTACGGCTGGAACGGCCGGGTTGGGTGCCCGCGCCCGGCGACGACTGGCGCTGGGTCGACACGCTGTCCGAAGCCGCGGCAGTACTGCCTTCCCTGGGGTCCCGCGCGTTCCTGACCAGCGGCCGCCAGGGGCTTTCCGCCTTCGCCGAGGTGGCCGACGTGTGGTTTCTCGCCCGCTGTGTCGATCCGCCGGAGCCACCGCTGCCGCCACGGCTGGAGGTGTTGCTGAGCAGGGGGCCCTACCGGATCGCCGACGAGTTGGCGCTGCTGCGCGAGCACCGGATCGAGGTGCTGGTCACCAAGGACAGCGGTGGATCGCTGACCAGCGCGAAACTCACCGCGGCGAGGCAGCTGCGGGTACCGGTCGTGGTGGTGCGCAGGCCGGCTCGCGCCGTGACCGAGTCGGTGACCAGTGTGGACGCCGCGGAGGCCTGGGTGCTCGATCGGGTGAGGGGCCATCCCCACGCACGGCCTTGA
- the cobN gene encoding cobaltochelatase subunit CobN, whose protein sequence is MILLLSTSDTDLLSARTSGAEYRMANPARLDLAELPGLLRDAPIVVVRILGTERTWPEGLAQVRESGAHVVVLGGEQSPDAELMALSTVPAGIATEAHTYLAHGGPENLAQLHRFLSDTLLLTGDGFDPPVEQPSWGVLPRPERDGPVVAILYYRAHHLAGNTAFVETLADEVEAAGGRALPIYCASLRRTEPELLDRLREADVLVVTVLAAGGTRPAEAGAGGDDESWSVAELAALDVPMLQALCLTSDRRTWQDNDEGLSPMDAGNQMAVPEFDGRIITVPFSFKEVDADGLPRYVPDRERAARVAGIALSHARLRHTPARERRVALLLSAYPTKHSRVGNAVGLDTPASAVRLLRLLREGGYDLGPDAFPGVDPTGTDVPDGDALIHALIAAGGQDPEWLTEEQLCGNPIRVPLARYREWFARLPGQLRSDMIEHWGEPPGELYVDGGDIVLASLRAGNVVLMIQPPRGFGENPVAIYHNPDLPPSHHYLAAYRWLEEEFGAHAVVHLGKHGSLEWLPGKNAGLSAACAPDAVLGNLPLIYPFLVNDPGEGAQAKRRAHATIVDHLVPPMARAESYGDLAKLEQLLDEHANIAAMDPAKLPAIRQQIWTLIQAAKLDHDLGVSQRPHDAEFDDFLLHLDGWLCEVKDAQIRDGLHVLGEAPVGEARVNLVLAMLRAQQVWGGTRGAIPGLRTALGLTEDSPMSEVDDIERQARELVEAMEERGWASEAVETVCRGRAGSVAEVLRFAATEIVPRLAGTGAELDAVLHALDGGYVPAGPSGSPLRGLVNVLPTGRNFYTVDPKAVPSRLAWETGQALADSLLRRYRTETGEWPRSVGLSVWGTSAMRTSGDDAAEVLALLGVQPVWDEASRRVVGIEPIPLAELGRPRIDVTVRISGFFRDAFPHVIDLLDDAVRLVAGLDEPERDNFVAAHVKADLAAHGDERRATARIFGSKPGAYGAGLLPLIDSGNWRDDSDLAEVYAVWGGYAYGRGLDGAPARDDMERSYRRIQVAAKNTDTREHDIADSDDYFQYHGGMIATVRALTGSAPASYVGDSTAPDAVRTRTLTEETARVFRARVVNPRWLAAMRRHGYKGAFELAATVDYLFGFDATAGVVGDWMYERLAESYVLDKQNQDFLTQSNPWALRGIIERLNEAADRGLWEQPDPELLDRMREIYLRVEGDLEDEGA, encoded by the coding sequence GTGATCTTGCTGCTGTCCACCTCGGACACCGACCTGCTCAGTGCCCGCACGAGCGGTGCCGAGTACCGCATGGCCAACCCCGCCAGGCTCGACCTGGCCGAACTGCCCGGTCTGCTGCGGGACGCACCGATCGTCGTGGTGCGCATCCTCGGCACCGAACGCACCTGGCCGGAAGGGCTCGCGCAGGTGCGGGAAAGCGGCGCGCACGTCGTGGTGCTCGGCGGCGAGCAGTCGCCGGACGCCGAACTGATGGCGCTTTCCACCGTGCCCGCGGGTATCGCCACCGAGGCCCACACCTACCTCGCGCACGGTGGCCCCGAAAACCTGGCGCAACTGCACCGGTTCCTCTCCGACACGCTGCTGCTGACCGGCGACGGGTTCGACCCGCCCGTCGAGCAACCGTCCTGGGGTGTGCTGCCGCGACCCGAGCGCGACGGCCCGGTGGTGGCGATCCTGTACTACCGGGCTCATCACCTCGCCGGGAACACCGCCTTCGTGGAAACGCTGGCCGACGAGGTCGAAGCCGCGGGCGGGCGGGCGCTGCCGATCTACTGCGCGTCGCTTCGCCGCACCGAACCCGAACTGCTGGACCGGCTACGCGAGGCCGACGTGCTCGTGGTGACCGTTCTCGCGGCAGGAGGCACCCGGCCCGCCGAGGCAGGCGCGGGCGGCGACGACGAGTCGTGGAGCGTGGCCGAACTCGCCGCGCTGGACGTGCCGATGTTGCAGGCGTTGTGCCTGACCAGCGACCGGCGGACCTGGCAGGACAACGACGAGGGGCTCTCCCCGATGGACGCGGGCAACCAGATGGCGGTGCCCGAGTTCGACGGCAGGATCATCACGGTGCCGTTCTCCTTCAAGGAAGTCGACGCCGACGGACTGCCCCGCTACGTGCCCGACCGGGAGCGGGCCGCGCGCGTGGCGGGGATCGCGCTCTCCCACGCCCGGCTGCGGCACACGCCCGCGCGGGAGCGTCGCGTCGCGTTGCTGCTGTCGGCCTACCCGACGAAGCATTCCCGCGTGGGAAACGCGGTGGGGCTGGACACCCCGGCCTCGGCGGTTCGGTTGCTGCGGCTGCTGCGTGAGGGTGGCTACGACCTCGGCCCGGACGCCTTCCCGGGTGTCGACCCGACCGGGACCGACGTTCCCGACGGTGACGCGCTCATCCACGCGCTCATCGCCGCGGGAGGCCAGGACCCCGAGTGGCTCACCGAGGAGCAGCTCTGCGGCAACCCGATCCGGGTGCCGCTCGCCCGCTACCGCGAATGGTTCGCCCGGCTGCCCGGGCAGTTGCGCTCGGACATGATCGAGCACTGGGGCGAGCCGCCCGGTGAGCTGTACGTTGACGGCGGCGACATCGTGCTCGCATCGCTGCGGGCGGGCAACGTGGTGCTGATGATCCAGCCTCCACGCGGCTTCGGGGAGAACCCGGTCGCCATCTACCACAACCCCGACCTGCCGCCGAGCCATCACTACCTGGCGGCCTACCGGTGGCTGGAGGAGGAGTTCGGCGCGCACGCCGTGGTGCACCTGGGCAAGCACGGGTCGCTGGAGTGGCTGCCAGGCAAGAACGCCGGGCTCTCGGCTGCCTGCGCCCCCGACGCCGTGCTGGGAAACCTGCCGCTGATCTACCCGTTCCTCGTCAACGATCCCGGTGAGGGAGCGCAGGCCAAACGCAGGGCGCACGCCACCATCGTGGATCACCTGGTGCCACCGATGGCTCGTGCGGAAAGCTACGGCGACCTCGCCAAGCTGGAGCAGTTGCTGGACGAGCACGCCAACATCGCCGCGATGGACCCGGCGAAGCTGCCCGCGATCCGCCAGCAGATCTGGACGCTCATCCAGGCGGCGAAGCTCGACCACGACCTCGGCGTGTCGCAGCGGCCGCACGACGCGGAGTTCGACGACTTCCTGCTGCACCTCGACGGCTGGCTGTGCGAGGTCAAGGACGCCCAGATCCGCGACGGGCTGCACGTTCTGGGCGAGGCACCCGTCGGTGAGGCGCGAGTCAACCTCGTGCTGGCGATGCTGCGCGCGCAGCAGGTGTGGGGTGGTACGAGGGGCGCGATACCGGGGTTGCGTACCGCGCTCGGCCTCACCGAGGACTCCCCGATGTCCGAAGTGGACGATATTGAGCGGCAGGCACGCGAGCTGGTCGAGGCCATGGAGGAGCGTGGCTGGGCGAGCGAGGCCGTGGAAACCGTGTGCCGGGGCAGGGCGGGCTCGGTGGCCGAGGTGCTGCGGTTCGCGGCGACCGAGATCGTGCCCCGGCTCGCGGGAACGGGTGCGGAGTTGGACGCGGTGTTGCACGCGCTCGACGGCGGCTACGTGCCCGCCGGGCCGAGTGGCTCACCGCTGCGCGGGCTGGTGAACGTGTTGCCCACCGGGCGCAACTTCTACACCGTCGACCCGAAGGCGGTGCCCAGCAGGCTCGCGTGGGAGACCGGCCAGGCGCTGGCCGACTCGCTGCTGCGCCGCTACCGCACCGAGACTGGTGAGTGGCCGCGCTCGGTGGGGCTGTCGGTGTGGGGCACCTCCGCGATGCGCACCTCCGGCGACGACGCCGCCGAAGTGCTCGCCCTGCTCGGGGTGCAGCCGGTGTGGGACGAGGCTTCGCGCCGTGTCGTCGGGATCGAGCCCATCCCGCTCGCCGAACTCGGCAGGCCCAGGATCGATGTGACGGTTCGTATCAGCGGCTTCTTCCGCGATGCCTTCCCGCACGTGATCGACCTGCTCGACGACGCGGTGCGGCTGGTGGCCGGTCTGGACGAGCCGGAGCGGGACAACTTCGTCGCCGCGCACGTGAAGGCCGACCTCGCCGCCCACGGCGACGAGCGACGCGCCACCGCGCGGATCTTCGGCTCGAAGCCAGGTGCCTACGGCGCGGGGCTGCTGCCGTTGATCGACTCGGGGAACTGGCGCGACGACTCCGACCTCGCCGAGGTGTACGCGGTGTGGGGTGGCTACGCCTACGGCAGGGGGCTGGACGGCGCGCCCGCCCGCGACGACATGGAACGCTCCTACCGGCGGATTCAGGTGGCGGCGAAGAACACCGACACCAGGGAACACGACATCGCCGACTCCGACGACTACTTCCAGTACCACGGCGGCATGATCGCGACGGTGCGGGCACTCACGGGTTCTGCCCCCGCCTCCTACGTCGGCGACAGCACGGCGCCGGACGCGGTGCGCACGCGCACGCTGACCGAGGAGACCGCACGCGTGTTCCGAGCTAGGGTGGTCAACCCGCGCTGGCTGGCCGCGATGCGGCGGCACGGCTACAAGGGCGCGTTCGAGCTCGCGGCCACCGTGGACTACCTGTTCGGCTTCGACGCCACCGCCGGGGTGGTGGGCGACTGGATGTACGAGCGGCTGGCCGAGTCCTACGTGCTGGACAAGCAGAACCAGGACTTCCTCACGCAGTCCAACCCGTGGGCGCTTCGGGGCATCATCGAGCGGCTGAACGAGGCGGCCGACCGCGGCTTGTGGGAGCAGCCGGACCCGGAGTTGCTGGACCGTATGCGGGAGATCTACCTACGCGTGGAAGGCGACCTGGAAGACGAAGGAGCGTGA
- a CDS encoding precorrin-2 C(20)-methyltransferase has translation MSTGRLYGVGLGPGDPELLTIRAARLIGEADVIAFHCARHGRSIARSVAQPYLREGQLEERLMYPVTTETTDHPGGYEGAIEEFYELSAKRLAQHLDAGRDVVVLCEGDPFFYGSYMYMHERLADRYEAHVVPGVTSVSAAAAVLGKPLVQRDEVLTLLPGTLPAPELARRLADTDAAAVLKLGRTFGSVRQALEESGRLGDASYVERATWSSQRVEPFAEVDPATVPYFSVAVVPAYSRGKPGAKREPRAREARGEVTVVGLGPSGPEWTTPEAEQALARADHLVGYGPYLARVAQRAGQRRHASGNRVEADRAAQALDLALDGASVAVVSSGDPGVFAMASAVLEQAESPRWAGVSVRVLPGVTAAQAAAARVGAPLGHDYCVLSLSDRLKPWEVIERRLKAAAEADLVVAIYNPASRSRTTQLASAREVLLAHRDPRTPVVVARDVGGAQEAVRVDTLAELDPATVDMRCLLIVGSSRTRVREQPDGTSVVWTPRHYESG, from the coding sequence GTGAGCACGGGCAGGCTGTACGGCGTCGGTCTCGGACCCGGTGACCCGGAGCTGCTGACGATCCGCGCTGCCCGCCTCATCGGCGAGGCCGACGTCATCGCATTCCACTGCGCCAGGCACGGCCGCAGCATCGCCCGCTCGGTGGCGCAGCCCTACCTGCGGGAGGGCCAGCTCGAAGAGCGGCTGATGTACCCGGTGACCACCGAGACCACCGACCACCCCGGCGGGTACGAGGGCGCCATCGAGGAGTTCTACGAACTGTCGGCCAAGCGGCTAGCACAGCACCTCGACGCGGGGCGCGACGTGGTGGTGCTGTGTGAGGGAGACCCGTTCTTCTACGGCTCCTACATGTACATGCACGAGCGGCTCGCCGACCGTTACGAGGCGCACGTCGTGCCAGGAGTGACCTCGGTGAGCGCCGCGGCGGCGGTGCTCGGCAAACCGTTGGTGCAGCGTGACGAGGTGCTGACGCTGCTGCCCGGCACCCTGCCTGCGCCGGAGTTGGCGCGGCGGCTGGCCGACACCGACGCCGCCGCCGTGCTCAAGCTCGGCCGCACGTTCGGCTCGGTGCGGCAGGCGCTGGAGGAGTCCGGCAGGCTCGGCGACGCCAGTTACGTGGAGCGGGCCACCTGGAGCAGCCAGCGAGTGGAGCCGTTCGCCGAGGTCGATCCCGCGACCGTGCCCTACTTCTCCGTCGCGGTGGTGCCCGCGTACTCGCGCGGCAAGCCGGGCGCGAAGCGAGAACCACGCGCCCGCGAGGCACGTGGCGAGGTGACCGTGGTCGGGCTCGGGCCATCGGGCCCGGAATGGACCACTCCGGAGGCCGAGCAGGCACTGGCACGAGCCGACCACCTGGTGGGGTACGGCCCCTACCTGGCGAGGGTCGCGCAACGGGCGGGGCAGCGGCGGCACGCCTCGGGAAACCGGGTGGAGGCCGACCGCGCGGCGCAGGCGTTGGACCTCGCGCTCGACGGCGCGAGCGTGGCGGTGGTGTCCTCCGGCGACCCCGGGGTGTTCGCGATGGCCTCGGCGGTGCTGGAGCAGGCCGAGTCGCCGCGCTGGGCGGGCGTGTCGGTCCGGGTGCTGCCAGGGGTGACGGCGGCGCAGGCGGCGGCGGCCAGGGTGGGCGCGCCGCTGGGACACGACTACTGCGTCTTGTCGCTTTCGGACCGGTTGAAGCCATGGGAGGTCATCGAGCGCAGGCTGAAAGCCGCGGCCGAGGCCGACCTCGTCGTCGCGATCTACAACCCGGCCTCGCGCAGCCGCACCACGCAACTGGCCTCGGCACGCGAGGTGCTGCTGGCACACCGTGACCCGCGCACCCCGGTGGTGGTGGCGCGTGACGTGGGAGGTGCGCAGGAGGCCGTGCGGGTGGACACGCTCGCGGAACTCGATCCGGCCACCGTGGACATGCGGTGCCTGCTCATCGTCGGGTCGTCACGCACGCGGGTGCGCGAGCAACCCGACGGCACGAGCGTGGTGTGGACACCACGGCACTACGAGTCGGGCTGA